tatgcactttggaacagggactgttttttttgttttgtgtttgttcagcacctagcacagtggggtcctgtggCCCCAGGCACTTAGatcatacaaataatagtaataataatgactggaatcaaatcagtattttaaaaatacagaatttaaaTTTAATGTTGTATATGTTCAATATTCTATATGACCAAGATCTTTGTAAGTGACTAGTGACTTTGGGTTCCCAACTTCAGAtaacttgattttcagaaagtgctaagcacccaccctTTAGATCCCTTTAAGAGGTTTCAAAAGTTGAGCACTCAAAATCACCAGTCATGTAAAAAATCTTGGCATTATGTATTATACACATGCACACCTATAGAGGGCAAAAATCATGAGTGACTTAAAACCAATAGATTTAAAAATgggtgttttttatttgtttctgatTTCAGAGCCTTTTGAGTTCACTctggtcatattttcaagcttgtTTCACAAACAAAGAGGGCTAGacattaaatgaaaactgagattctcacataatctcATGGGTCCAGGAGCTAGGGCTTGAAGAAGAATGACAAATATCATAAAAATTGGCAACACTCTATTCGGCAcctttcaggatttggcctataTACAGCACTTTTTACAAAAAAGTCACCATGTTATATGCCTATAAACATAGGGAAAGTGTACGTGATTCTGTGGGATGCTATATATTTTATTGCATGAAGTTGGGATGAATATATTGCTCATGAATGACAGACTTCAGTGAATGAAGTAAATATTCCCAAACAAGTGGCAAATAAAACTGTAGGGCATGTTGAAACACCATTATATTTTTAGGAggagaacctcagctggtgtacatggACATAGCTTCTCTGAAgacagtggagctgcagctgcaccCATTTACATTGGGTGAGGATCTCACTCTTGATTTCTTATTATGTTTACTTGGTAtgtcccttttctttctttaagtcTCCCTTGGCCTTTTCCTATTAGAAACACAATAATTAACTATGGAAGCACTGTCATGGATGTGGGCAGTGGTTAAGTATCCAAAATTATAGCAGTAAAGTcaggtttgcagttttgtttatattcattaatattttgtTGAATTACATTTTTGAATTACTAATTGAAATACATACACAAACAATCAGTTATAGGCTAACTGAACAACACTATAATAATACATTCTGCCATGACAAAATTGAAGATCTATTAATGTCATGCTTGAACATGCCCAGATATCATGCTTAAAGCTGTAACATGAGTATATGAAATATTTTAGTACTGAATAAGGGATTGtaacaacaaaacagaaaatgggGAAAGTTAGCATCATTCTTCTCCCACCCCTGTCGCTACTTCGTTGCATGCAAACACAGACAAAGAGAAGATGAGATCAGAGTTACCTCAGATGACCTCTTATTTGCTATATGGATTTAAGATTAATTTTCAAAAGAGGTGGTAGTCCTTCATTTTGTCACTTAACACAGAGGAAACCTTTGCTTTGCCTATATCAAGTAGCATATTAACCTACTCCATTTCATGaacataaatatttgtattgccTGTGTTCTCAAGAGTCATCTCTTTCTCCATTTGTGACTGTACTGAATTAAGTCCCCAAAAAGGTAAGGGTGAATATAGTCCATTAAATATCCTCCTTGAGACAACATCCCTAGCTGGGATTACCACCAGGTTGTGTGGACTAATGTTGCATTATGTGCATTACACCTCTGACATCTATTATCTGGCAAAATGCTTATACCATGTAACCCGGTGGGGATCCAGCAGGCTCCGTAGTCCAGAAGCCCTTTTCACACCTGGACATTCCTTTATGTGTAATTATTAGAGTATGTAGGTGGGTGATTGTGCTCACAAGACAGATAGTCAGACATGTCCTTATTTACACCCACAAATAATTATGGGTGGAAAAAAATCgaggctgttttttaaaaacatttaaaaaatcatgtttgtATAATGTAAGCAATAGGAGTTGCTGGGTGCTTAGTActtcagggtacgtctacagtacaaaattatttcgaaattattctatttgaatttttggAAGTGATTTTATACATTTGGTCTTGTGTGTACCCACTAAAGCACGTGAATtcagcggagtgcatccacagtactgaggctagcatcaAATGttagagtggtgcactgtgggtagctatccgaCAGTTCCCACAGTCCCTGCCACCCATTGAAATTCTGGATTAAGCTctcagtgcatgatggggcaaaaacattctcgcgggtgtttctgggtgtgtgtcgtcagtcgcTTCTCTCTCTgtgaaagctacggcagacaattgtttcacgcctttttggcgtgcagatgccatactgctttcagcagacggtgcagtatggtGCACCACTTCTCTCCTggtgctatgaatccacctcgtatttcctctcctctttctatgtaatctctataagtatctactctttctcttcctcatcgaccgCTTCTGCCGCCAACTCTGCTtggccatcgtgaaccgagcagcacagctcctgccgccaactctgctctcctgctcttgccgTGCTACTgtgcttctccatgttgtctgtcctgggctcccgcctccgtgaaagttacagaagacaaccatttcatGCTTTTTTTCGGCTATTGTGAACCGAACAGCACCTCTtctgctgcctctctgctctCCTATGTTTCgcaccctttttccaggattacccatgcaggcgccatagcgcggcaagcatggagctcgctcagaTCTCTGCTGAAGTTTTAACTATTGTAAATACCTCGTGCATTGTGCAGCAGTATGTGCAATGCCTGCAAAACCGGGTGAAGAAGCGACAACAGTGCGATcgctatactgatgaggacatggacacagatgttcctagaagcacggcatgtggcgattgggagatcatggtggtgttgggccaggttcatgctgtggaacgccgattctgggcccgggaaacaagcacagattggtgggactgcatggtgttgcaggtatgggatgattcccagtggctgcaaaactgtGGTATGTGTAGGgccacttccatggaactttgtgacttgctgtcccctgccctgaagtgcaaagacaccaaaatgagagcagccctcacagttgagaagcgagtggccatagccttgtggaagcttgcaacgcccgacagctaccggtcatttgggaatcagtttggagtgggcaaatctactgtgggggctgctgtgctgcaagtagccaacgcaatcattgaccagctgctatcaagggtagtgactttgggaaatgtgcagaccattgtggatggctttaatgcgttGGGGTTACCTAACTGCGGCGTGGCGATAGAGGGAACTCATATCCTTATCTTGGCCCCGGAATACAAGGGCggccagtacgtaaaccacaagggtacttttccatggtgctgcaagcactagtggatcacaagggacggttcactgacatcagcgtgggatgacCAGGAAaggtcttcaggaactctggtctatttgaacagctgcaggaagggacttacttcccagatcagaaaattactattggggatgttgaaatgcctatagttatcctcagggacccagcctaccccttaatgccatggctcatgaagccgtacacaggcaccttggacagcagtaaggagcagttcaactataggctgagcaagtgcagaatggtggtagaatgtgcttttggacattTGAAAGCTCGCTGACGCAGTTTATTGActtggttagatctcagcacaaccagtattccaattgtaattgctgcttgatgtgtgctccacaatatctgtgagagtaagggggagatgtttatggcagggtggaaggttgaggcaacttgcctggcagccaattttgcACAGCCAAACAACAGGATGattagaagagtgcagcagggcgagctgcgcatcagagaagctttgaaagccagtttcatgattggccagggtatggtgtgacagttgtgttcgtttctcttgaagttacccgcccctatatatatgaaaggaaataaagtcacaattgtttaaaaactgttctttattatttgttgcacaacacattgagagaaatcagaaggtagacctggggaggggagggtattGGGCtagaggggtggaggaggaggaggagggaaggacaagtccagaaaccaaatcaaaattttggatgtgccagctttctgctgcttgtgcaattctctggggttgactgtgtgggtccccgcaACTTCCCTCcgcccccgtgttcttgggcatctgggggaggagggagagcggttatacaggggctgcagcaacAGTCTGTGGTCTTGTTGCCTTTctcgcattagatccaccatacagtggagcatgtcagtttgctcccccatgagcgtGACCATAGCATCCTACCTGCTCTCATCACGCGCGTCCCTTCTCTCTTCTTGTTCATTTAACGCTTTACAGGACTCTGcagttgtttgcctccacacattcagctaggccctatcagtgcgggaggactgcatgagctcggcgaACATGTCGTCCCAAGTtcattttttccaccttctaatctggaccagcctctgggacgggGTAGACAGGGGCCGCGTTGAAACATTGCACCTGCGGGAGGAGAAAAatggagggtagtattttaaaagatacattttagagaacaaaggggacactctttttcagtgaaacaggcaattcatagtacacagcacatgttctttctgtacaaggtcgcattttgcctcttaaactgaagtgcctgccactttggtgtgagtaagccatgaCACGCgtccgggcaacagaattcaagttgcaggcagccatggtaagccctaggggcacgcggggttctgcttcttccgcattcatttcaatgctttcaaacgtccgggccccctttcccatagcaggCAAttcctggtgggtttgccatataaaaggagagCCTGCAGGccctctgggatgatcgcttcatacaacacccccaccccctcccagcccgCACCCATCACATGGCTCCAaggaggctctgagcagggatgagttTAGCTTTAAACTAaacacgaacagctcagcgcAGCTGGgtttcaccccaccccccactgcgtggctccgatcaggctctcactcactcaccagaagtgccttctccagggtcatggtctgggagtccgccttgggagtggggggaggctgttGGCTCCAACGATAAGactagttcctggctaggggggaaaatGGATTCCCTACTTGCCGCCCGTGCactgttctcctcctcctcttcgtcctccaataactcatcctcctcgctccgtgCAACTCTCCCCTTGCCAGGTGTcaacagacagtggtggggtagtggtggcatcaCTCCCCATTATTGgatgcagctcacggtagaagtggcatgtatagaactgtgacccagagcacccgttcgcctccctggctttttggtacgcttgcctgagcttgatttttgtatgacactgctttgtgtccctggagtagcctctttccgtccTGGCCCTGAAGACTTTAGCGtacatatttgcatttctttttttggaatgttgtgctgccataacagattcatctccccaacatgcaGTGAGATCCAGTACCTTCCGTTTGGatcatgctggagctcgtctgcaaatccgggactgcgtgg
The nucleotide sequence above comes from Caretta caretta isolate rCarCar2 chromosome 1, rCarCar1.hap1, whole genome shotgun sequence. Encoded proteins:
- the LOC125626039 gene encoding uncharacterized protein LOC125626039, whose amino-acid sequence is MELAQISAEVLTIVNTSCIVQQYVQCLQNRVKKRQQCDRYTDEDMDTDVPRSTACGDWEIMVVLGQVHAVERRFWARETSTDWWDCMVLQVWDDSQWLQNCGMCRATSMELCDLLSPALKCKDTKMRAALTVEKRVAIALWKLATPDSYRSFGNQFGVGKSTVGAAVLQVANAIIDQLLSRVVTLGNVQTIVDGFNALGLPNCGVAIEGTHILILAPEYKGGQYVNHKGTFPWCCKH